The nucleotide sequence TCAAACTGTAGTTTTTTTAATGGTAAAGAGGTTGAGCAGGCTGTGAATTCGTTAGGATATTTAGCAATGGATGATTGTTCTGGTGTTGATTTTGGACGACGTTTAATTCGAGCCTATTATTTTAATACAATGCCTTTAGATTTAAAACAAAAATTTGAAACAGCTTACAATTTAAATGCCGATTTTATTAAAAAGAATTTTTACAAAGAACCTAACCCAAATGCGTATCTGGCATCGTTCCTTCCTTTTTTAATTGCCAATAAAGATCATTCTTTTTTACAGGATATGATTGCTGATAGTTTTCAATTTTTTGTAGATTATTACATTAAACAATATCCAGGTTATGCCAATGTTCCGGTTCATTTTATAGGATCAACCGCTTTTTTATTACAAGACGAATTCAAATCGATCCTTAAAAAAAATAATCTGATTATAGGTGTGTTTTACCAAAAACCGTTAGAAGGATTGATAGAATTGCATAAAAGATAAAAAAAGGAATCGTTTAAGATTCCTTTTTTGTATGATTAAATTAAAATTTAAAACGAGCTCCTGTTCCAAAATCCGGACCAAAAGAGTCGTGATAATCATTGTTAATTAAATAAATTTCTGGTCTAAAATCAACAAAAAGTTGAAGCGGAAATTTAAAATTGTACTCAATACCAACTTGTCCGGCAACAAAGAAAAAGAAATCATTATCAGAATAACGATGATTAGGCCCCACATAATAGTCATAAGACCAAGATCCTAAACCTGCACCTGCACCTGCATACCAGTGAAAACCACCTTCAATATCCCAAATCCATTGGTAAAGTCCCGTAGCTTTAACGGCGTCATAATCATTAGAAGATCTCCATCCTAAATCAATTTCCAAACGGTTTTTATCAGACAATAATCGTTGATAAGATGCTTCAACTCCAATACCGTCATTACTTCCTAAACGCAAACCTATGGCGTTTTTAGAAATACTTTCTTGTGCTTGTGTAGTAATTCCTGCAAGAACCACTACGGCTGTTAATAAGATTTTCTTCATAGTACTATCATTTTTATACAAAAATATCGGTTATTTATCTATTAAACAAATTTTATGTTAATTATTGACAACTAATTAATTAACATTAGCTTAATATATCTGTAACATTTTAGTTACTTAAAAACAGCATTTTTGCCCCGATGAAATATTCAACGTAATTATGAAAAAACTTTTAGTTGTTATGGGTATTTTTTCACTTTTTGCATGCAGCGACAACAGCTCGGTAAAAATGAAAGGATCGGACACAGAAGTGAATTTGGCAGTGAATTTGGCGGAACAATATACTAAGGTTAATCCTGATTTTAGTATTGCAATTTCGGGTGGAGGATCTGGTTTGGGAATCACTTCACTTTTAAACGGTCAGGCAGATATTGCCAACTCTTCACGACCGTTATCAGACAAAGAGATTGAACAGTTTAAAAAAGCAAATATCGAAGTTAAAACAGTTGTTTTTGCAGAAGATGCCACCGCTTTTATTGTTCATAAAGATCTGCCGTTAGATGAAATTGACCTGGAAACACTTGGAAAGATCTTAAACGGAGAAATTAAAAACTGGTCTGAAATTACTGATACTGATTTGCCGATTAATATATACGGTCGCCAAAGCAGTTCGGGAACACATTCGTTTGTTAAGAAAAAATTGAAAATCGAATTTTCTAACGCCGCAAAAGAAATGACCGGCAACGCACAGATCTTAGAAGGTGTTAAGGCCGATAAATCGGGGATAGGTTACGTGGGTGCAGGTTATGTAGCACACGATCCGGCAGCAAACACGGCAATTAAAATTTTAAAGATTAAAGAAAATGCAACTGCACCAGCTTATTCGCCTATTGATACAGAAACAATAAACAACAGTCTGTATTTTTTTCAGCGTCCGTTGTATCAGTTTGTTTTGGCTGAATCATGGCATAAAGTAAAACCTTTTATCGATTTTGAAAAAAGTGATAAAGGCAAAAAAATGATCGAAGAGCACGGATATTACATTATAGAAGAAAAATAACATGAGATACAGAACACGAATATCAATTGATATACTATTTAAAGGCGTATTTAAAACCACCGGATTTTTGGTTTTGGCTTTATTGGGCGGCATATTTGCTATGCTGGTTTATAACTCAATATCGTTCTTTTTAGATATAAAACCTTTAGATTTTATCACGGGAATGGAATGGGCGCCAACGGCAAAAACACCAAAATACGGTATGCTGCCTTTAATTATTAGTACCACATTTGTAACTTTTGGAGCAATGATTATTGCGATACCTTTAGGCATTGGAACCGCAGCTTTTATATCGGAATATGCCGGAAAACGTTTAAAAAACATTTTAAAACCGGCTATTGAAATGTTGGCGGCAATACCATCGGTAGTAATCGGGTTTTTAGGAATTGTAGTTTTAAGTCCGGGAATTGCAAATATGGCAGATTTACCAAACGGATTAAACGCCTTGAACGGAGCTATTTTATTGGCTATTATGGCGTTGCCTACTATTATTACAGTTGCCGAAGATGCAATACACGCTGTACCAAATGCTTATAAAGAAGCCAGTTACGGAGTAGGTGCAACAAAATGGCAAACGTTGCGCAAAGTAATTATTCCCGCTGCGGCACCCGGAATCATTGCTGCCGTAATGTTAGGGGTTGGGCGTGCAATTGGTGAAACAATGACCGTTTTAATGGCAACCGGAAATGCTTCGTTAATTCCTACAGGAATGTTTGATTCGGTAAAAACAATGACGGCTACCATTGCTATTGAAATGGGTGAGGTTCCGTACCAAACCACACATTATTACGCACTTTACGCTATTGCAACGGTTTTGTTTTTTATGACGCTTTTTGCAAATTTAGTGGGAGAATTTTTTATTAACCGATTTAGAAAATATCATGCAGTATAAAACCAATAAATTATCATCGGTAGTAGAGTGGGGTACTTTATTATTAACCACACTTATTGTCTGCTTTTTCTTATTTGTTATTATTTGGGAAATTGTATCTAAAGGAGCGTCCTCTTTGTCATGGGAATTTGTATCGAAAGTTCCATCAGAAGGAATGACAAAAGGCGGAATTTTAACTCCGATCATAGGAACGGTACTTTTAACATTAATTACCGCACTTTTTGCGATACCATTCGGTGTTTGTTGTGCGATTTATTTGAATGAATATGCTGAAAATAACTGGCTGACAAGAACTATTCGTGCGGCAATTCGTAACTTATCGGGTGTACCATCAATCATTTACGGATTATTCGGTTTGGCTTTGTTTGTACAGGCACTACAGTTTGGAACATCGTTAGTTGCAGCAGGTTTAACATTAGGTTTGTTATCGTTGCCATACATCATTACAACTACCGAAGAAGCTTTAAAAAGGATTCCAAACAGTACACGCGAAGCAGCATTGGCTGTAGGAGCAACCAAATTTGAAACGATAAAAGATGTTGTGCTTCCATCGGCAATGTCTGGAATTTTAACAGGTGTTGTATTAACACTTTCAAGGGCAGCAGGTGAAACAGCACCTATTTTATTTACAGGTGCCGCTTTTTACATAAACGGAAGTTCGGGGTATCTTAACCAGGAATTCATGGCGTTGCCTTACCACTTATATATGTTGTCAACACAGCATCAGTCAATAGATCAAGTAAGACCAATTGCATACGGTACCGCTTTGGTATTGGTTATTGTTGTCTTTTTATTAAACCTTACGGCATTTTATATTCGCTATAAATACAGAAAAAATGAAAACTAAATTATCAGCAGAAAATCTAAACATTAGTTTCGGAGAGAAACAAGTGTTAAAAAATATTAGTGTTTCTTTTGCAGAACACGAAATTACAGCATTAATCGGACCATCGGGTTGTGGGAAAAGTACTTTGTTACGCAGTTTTAACCGTATGCACGATTT is from Flavobacterium dauae and encodes:
- the pstC gene encoding phosphate ABC transporter permease subunit PstC → MRYRTRISIDILFKGVFKTTGFLVLALLGGIFAMLVYNSISFFLDIKPLDFITGMEWAPTAKTPKYGMLPLIISTTFVTFGAMIIAIPLGIGTAAFISEYAGKRLKNILKPAIEMLAAIPSVVIGFLGIVVLSPGIANMADLPNGLNALNGAILLAIMALPTIITVAEDAIHAVPNAYKEASYGVGATKWQTLRKVIIPAAAPGIIAAVMLGVGRAIGETMTVLMATGNASLIPTGMFDSVKTMTATIAIEMGEVPYQTTHYYALYAIATVLFFMTLFANLVGEFFINRFRKYHAV
- the pstA gene encoding phosphate ABC transporter permease PstA — translated: MQYKTNKLSSVVEWGTLLLTTLIVCFFLFVIIWEIVSKGASSLSWEFVSKVPSEGMTKGGILTPIIGTVLLTLITALFAIPFGVCCAIYLNEYAENNWLTRTIRAAIRNLSGVPSIIYGLFGLALFVQALQFGTSLVAAGLTLGLLSLPYIITTTEEALKRIPNSTREAALAVGATKFETIKDVVLPSAMSGILTGVVLTLSRAAGETAPILFTGAAFYINGSSGYLNQEFMALPYHLYMLSTQHQSIDQVRPIAYGTALVLVIVVFLLNLTAFYIRYKYRKNEN
- a CDS encoding N-acetylglucosamine kinase, encoding MKFVVDSGSTKADWLLFNNKQYLGVYNTLGLNPEVLNTDVLVERILQNEEIANLRTAIKKIYFYGSGCSTTHSKKVMQDALEKVFENADFFEILEDTYAAVYATCHDLQPGIVCINGTGSNCSFFNGKEVEQAVNSLGYLAMDDCSGVDFGRRLIRAYYFNTMPLDLKQKFETAYNLNADFIKKNFYKEPNPNAYLASFLPFLIANKDHSFLQDMIADSFQFFVDYYIKQYPGYANVPVHFIGSTAFLLQDEFKSILKKNNLIIGVFYQKPLEGLIELHKR
- a CDS encoding PstS family phosphate ABC transporter substrate-binding protein, which translates into the protein MKKLLVVMGIFSLFACSDNSSVKMKGSDTEVNLAVNLAEQYTKVNPDFSIAISGGGSGLGITSLLNGQADIANSSRPLSDKEIEQFKKANIEVKTVVFAEDATAFIVHKDLPLDEIDLETLGKILNGEIKNWSEITDTDLPINIYGRQSSSGTHSFVKKKLKIEFSNAAKEMTGNAQILEGVKADKSGIGYVGAGYVAHDPAANTAIKILKIKENATAPAYSPIDTETINNSLYFFQRPLYQFVLAESWHKVKPFIDFEKSDKGKKMIEEHGYYIIEEK
- a CDS encoding outer membrane protein, whose amino-acid sequence is MKKILLTAVVVLAGITTQAQESISKNAIGLRLGSNDGIGVEASYQRLLSDKNRLEIDLGWRSSNDYDAVKATGLYQWIWDIEGGFHWYAGAGAGLGSWSYDYYVGPNHRYSDNDFFFFVAGQVGIEYNFKFPLQLFVDFRPEIYLINNDYHDSFGPDFGTGARFKF